A stretch of Buteo buteo chromosome 9, bButBut1.hap1.1, whole genome shotgun sequence DNA encodes these proteins:
- the LOC142035125 gene encoding uncharacterized protein LOC142035125, which translates to MKGLNRHSACARDARPHGWSGSGCSGKPAENHTKPATLLRLTWSDSRGRGGSKDYAAPESHAAARPPTPRKLQLPACPGRQPALLPDPEGKPLPFPPTPTPAQPQFPPSPQRRSGQLRRAFADRLRHGAARHPPPGSGSGSGQRPPLRHGTARPRRRCSVRPTRTPPSSSGLSPEPAGRLRSPTTGPVLRLGDCQLSSFPFTRVHQRGHKGDFFQREERVIKSEVHGLPFSFMKRERCEELCESRVTVLPENTSVPAGVRSTLDLVTRKVPSGSPKPLPKSGIKLLNTNLKLRSRHFVYRSAGDTGDRSSKGVSRLVSKSISFYRLFLSGHCYRSSFRKNAYYARS; encoded by the exons atgaagggattaaatagacacag cgcatgcgcccgggacgcgcgtccgcacggctggtcggggagcgggtgcagcgggaagcccgcggaaaaccacacgaaaccggcaacgctcctgcgtctgacctggtcggactccaggggccgcggcggcagcaaggactacgccgcgcccgagagccacgctgccgcccggccgccgactccgcgaaaactacagctcccggcatgccccgggaggcagcctgccctgctgcctgaccccgaggggaagccgcttccgtttccgcccacccccacgccggcgcagccgcagttcccgccgagcccccagcgccgctccgggcagctccggcgcgctttcgccgaccggctccggcacggcgcggcgcggcaccccccgcccggctccggctctggctccgggcagcggccgccgctccggcacggcacggcgcggccccgccgccgctgctccgtgcgtcccacacggaccccgccgtcctcctcggggctttccccggaacccgccggccggctgcgcagccccaccacggggcccg ttctaagacttggcgattgccagctatcatcttttccatttacccgggtccaccagcgaggccacaagggagatttcttccagagagaggagagagttattaagtctGAAGTCCACggtttgcctttctccttcatgaaaag ggaacgctgcgaggagctttgcgagtcgagggtgacggttctccccgagaatacctcggtgccggccggagttcgatcgacactcgatctcgtcactcgcaaggtcccatctgggtcgccaaaaccgttaccgaaatccggaataaaactccttaacaccaacctgaagttaagaagcaggcactttgtttatcgcagcgctggggacacaggggatcgctcctccaaaggcgtgtcccgcttagtatcaaaatccatcagtttttacagacttttcctgtcaggtcattgttaccgaagctccttccgtaaaaatgcatactatgctcgttcttaa